The Rhopalosiphum maidis isolate BTI-1 chromosome 1, ASM367621v3, whole genome shotgun sequence genome has a segment encoding these proteins:
- the LOC113561337 gene encoding OCIA domain-containing protein 1, giving the protein MANLHPGAPQQKPSPDSLFYQFSPEETRVMNECNSESFFQRSLPLSLITGAVSYAAVNAGYLKKSLKWGPWPKAIFGGLFGYLIGKYSYQAKCAEKLMQLPNSELGRVLRERRGKTSGEFFQGNAISPTNVTPGNDVPTLMTDYKSDIDIDMHKPINSLDTDYRPNYDGLPLRKDNELSLSNVTPTSYEDLRNRNRQDYDRTQPNKPTYRPPPPSNTQPIWDNQAYPPSNTQPIWNNQAYPASDQTRTPQSRNQYGDVV; this is encoded by the exons ATGGCAAATCTACATCCCGGCGCACCGCAGCAGAAACCATCTCCAGATTCTCTg TTCTATCAGTTCTCGCCAGAAGAAACCAGAGTCATGAACGAATGCAACTCCGAAAGTTTTTTTCAGAGAAGCCTACCATTATCGCTCATCACTGGTGCTGTTTCGTATGCTGCAGTTAATGCCG gttatttaaaaaagagttTGAAATGGGGTCCATGGCCTAAAGCAATATTTGGTGGTCTGTTTGGTTATCTAATTGGTAAATATTCTTATCAAGCAAAATGTGCTGAAAAATTAATGCAATTACCCAATAGTGAACTTGGACGAGTTCTCAGGGAACGTAGAGGAAAAACGAGTGGTGAATTTTTCCAAGg aaatgCCATTAGTCCAACAAACGTTACACCTGGTAATGATGTACCAACACTTATGACTGATTACAAATCTGATATAGATATTGATATGCATAAACCTATAAATTCTTTAGATACAGATTATAGACCCAATTATGATG GTTTACCCCTTAGGAAGGATAATGAACTTTCATTGTCAAATGTTACACCGACTTCTTATGAAGACCTTAGGAATCGTAATAGACAAGACTATGATAGAACACAACCAAATAAACCAACTTACag gccACCACCTCCATCAAATACTCAACCAATATGGGATAATCAAGCTTATCCACCATCAAATACTCAACCAATATGGAATAATCAAGCTTATCCAGCATCTGATCAAACAAGGACTCCTCAATCACGTAATCAATATGGAGATGTTGTATAG